A genomic region of Irregularibacter muris contains the following coding sequences:
- the lepB gene encoding signal peptidase I produces MKTKSEKNEWIEWLRTIIIAGIIAMIIKSFLFEPFEVRGSSMYPTLANKDRLVINKIEYLIHEPDYGDIIVFKYPADLSLSFIKRIVAKDGDTVEIKNNVVYINDKEVVEPYIPSNKIENFPKTKVPNNSYFVLGDNRNNSRDSRYRDVGFLTKENIIGKAIVKIWPLKAMKIIE; encoded by the coding sequence GTGAAAACCAAGTCTGAAAAAAATGAATGGATAGAGTGGCTTAGGACGATCATTATAGCTGGAATTATAGCTATGATTATAAAATCTTTTTTATTTGAGCCTTTTGAGGTGAGGGGAAGTTCAATGTACCCAACTTTGGCAAATAAAGATAGATTAGTTATTAATAAGATAGAATATCTCATCCATGAACCAGATTATGGAGATATCATAGTATTTAAGTATCCTGCTGACCTGAGCCTAAGTTTCATTAAGCGAATTGTCGCAAAAGATGGGGATACAGTTGAAATAAAGAATAATGTTGTATATATTAATGATAAGGAAGTAGTAGAACCCTATATTCCTTCAAATAAAATTGAGAATTTTCCTAAGACAAAGGTTCCCAATAATAGTTATTTCGTGTTAGGGGATAATAGAAATAATAGTCGGGATAGCCGATACAGAGATGTAGGATTCTTAACTAAAGAAAATATTATTGGGAAAGCTATAGTGAAAATCTGGCCATTAAAGGCTATGAAAATTATTGAATAA
- the rplS gene encoding 50S ribosomal protein L19 has protein sequence MNIIKSIEQQQIRNDIPEFNAGDTVRVHAKVVEGKRERIQVFEGIVLKRQNGGIRETFTVRKISYGVGVERTFPLHSPRIDKIEVTRKGKVRRAKLNYLRDRVGKAAKVKERK, from the coding sequence ATGAATATCATTAAATCAATAGAACAACAGCAAATAAGAAATGACATTCCAGAATTTAATGCAGGTGACACAGTACGAGTTCATGCGAAAGTTGTGGAAGGCAAAAGAGAGAGAATCCAAGTTTTTGAAGGTATTGTTTTAAAGAGACAAAATGGTGGAATTAGAGAAACCTTTACTGTAAGAAAGATTTCCTATGGTGTAGGTGTTGAAAGAACTTTCCCACTACATTCTCCTAGAATTGATAAGATTGAAGTAACAAGAAAAGGAAAAGTAAGAAGAGCTAAGCTTAACTACTTACGTGATCGTGTAGGAAAAGCTGCAAAAGTTAAAGAGAGAAAATAG
- the ylqF gene encoding ribosome biogenesis GTPase YlqF produces MNIQWYPGHMAKAKRLIKDNLTLVDVVIEIIDARVPISSRNPDVDELIGSKPKLMVLNKADLSDPIINKQWQTFLEEHKADNIFINSISGQGINQVLKKIEKIMQEKLDRLVQKGRKNRPIRCMIIGIPNVGKSTFINKVVGRASAKTGNRPGVTQGKQWIKISEKIDLLDTPGILWPKFEDPKIGLKLAWIGSIKDDILDQEELAFNLIKFLTEQYPKLLEDRYKIQIKHKEALEVFTDIATKRGNIVKGGEPDYTRTAEMLLEEFRKGKIGKISLEMPDPVEI; encoded by the coding sequence ATGAACATACAGTGGTATCCAGGACATATGGCTAAAGCCAAAAGATTAATAAAAGATAACCTTACTTTAGTAGATGTCGTTATTGAGATTATAGATGCAAGGGTACCTATTAGTAGTAGAAACCCAGATGTTGATGAATTAATTGGTAGTAAACCAAAATTAATGGTATTAAATAAAGCTGATTTATCTGATCCAATAATAAACAAGCAATGGCAAACATTTTTGGAGGAGCATAAAGCAGATAATATTTTTATTAATTCCATATCCGGTCAGGGAATAAATCAAGTCCTAAAAAAAATAGAAAAGATAATGCAAGAAAAGCTCGATAGATTAGTGCAAAAAGGAAGGAAAAATAGACCAATACGTTGTATGATTATTGGTATTCCTAATGTGGGGAAATCTACTTTTATTAATAAAGTTGTAGGGAGAGCAAGTGCAAAAACCGGAAATAGACCAGGTGTGACGCAAGGGAAGCAATGGATTAAAATAAGTGAAAAAATAGATTTATTAGATACGCCGGGAATACTTTGGCCTAAATTCGAAGATCCAAAGATAGGTCTTAAGCTAGCTTGGATAGGCTCTATAAAAGATGATATACTAGATCAGGAAGAACTAGCTTTTAATCTAATAAAGTTTTTAACAGAACAGTATCCCAAATTACTAGAGGATAGATATAAAATCCAAATAAAGCATAAAGAGGCTCTAGAGGTTTTTACAGATATCGCTACAAAAAGAGGAAATATAGTAAAGGGTGGAGAACCTGATTATACTAGAACAGCCGAAATGTTGTTAGAGGAATTTCGCAAGGGGAAGATAGGAAAAATTTCCTTAGAAATGCCTGATCCTGTAGAAATATAG
- the rimM gene encoding ribosome maturation factor RimM (Essential for efficient processing of 16S rRNA), which produces MEDFLHVGKIINVHGIKGEVKILPLTDDPERFYSLNKVYIEKKDARYPLTISKVRIHKNHILASLNEITDRNQAEELKGYFISIERKDAIALAKDQYFIRDLIGVEVYSLTNERIGTITDILQTGPTDIYVIKGNSKEILVPARKEIFKEIDIVGKIARADIPKDLMEL; this is translated from the coding sequence GTGGAGGATTTTTTACATGTAGGTAAGATTATAAATGTCCATGGTATAAAGGGAGAAGTGAAAATTTTACCGTTAACGGATGATCCAGAGAGATTTTATTCTCTTAATAAAGTATATATCGAAAAAAAAGATGCACGGTATCCTTTGACAATTTCTAAGGTGCGTATTCATAAGAATCATATTCTAGCCTCGCTTAATGAAATAACCGATCGAAATCAAGCCGAGGAGTTAAAAGGATATTTTATATCTATAGAAAGAAAGGATGCTATAGCCTTAGCAAAAGACCAATATTTCATTAGGGACTTAATAGGAGTAGAAGTTTATTCCCTAACTAATGAAAGAATAGGAACAATCACAGATATACTTCAAACAGGGCCGACAGATATATATGTTATTAAGGGAAACAGTAAGGAAATCTTAGTACCTGCACGGAAAGAAATTTTTAAAGAAATTGATATAGTAGGTAAAATTGCTAGGGCAGATATTCCAAAGGATTTGATGGAATTATGA
- the trmD gene encoding tRNA (guanosine(37)-N1)-methyltransferase TrmD: MKIDILTIFPEMFNDFIGTSIMKRGIQKNIIDINVVNIRNFSRDKHKKADDYPYGGGPGMVMTPQPIYDAYQSIEKIDIKAPCIYLTPQGEHFNQNLAEELSQYPQVIFLCGHYEGVDQRIIDKIVTHEVSLGDYVLTGGELPAMVIIDCLSRLLPGMLGNENSATEDSISSGLLEFPQYTRPYEFLDQKVPEVLLSGNHEEIRKWRRGEALLKTKMRRPDLFNKLNLNKEDRILLSKYNK; encoded by the coding sequence ATGAAAATAGATATTTTGACAATATTCCCGGAAATGTTTAATGATTTTATAGGAACGAGCATTATGAAAAGGGGAATACAAAAGAATATCATTGATATAAATGTTGTCAATATTAGGAACTTTTCAAGGGATAAACATAAAAAAGCAGATGATTATCCCTACGGGGGAGGGCCTGGAATGGTTATGACTCCTCAGCCTATATATGATGCATATCAAAGTATTGAAAAGATAGATATAAAAGCCCCATGTATTTATTTGACTCCCCAAGGGGAGCATTTCAATCAAAATCTAGCGGAGGAATTATCTCAATATCCTCAAGTGATTTTTTTATGTGGACACTATGAAGGGGTAGATCAAAGAATAATAGATAAAATTGTAACCCATGAGGTATCCCTAGGAGATTATGTTCTAACTGGAGGAGAACTACCTGCCATGGTTATAATTGACTGTCTTTCTAGATTATTACCAGGGATGCTAGGAAATGAGAATAGTGCCACTGAGGACTCTATATCCAGTGGGTTGCTTGAATTTCCACAATATACAAGACCTTATGAATTTTTAGATCAAAAGGTGCCTGAGGTATTACTTTCAGGCAATCATGAAGAAATACGGAAATGGCGAAGAGGAGAAGCTCTGTTAAAAACAAAAATGCGTCGACCAGATTTATTTAATAAATTAAATTTAAATAAGGAAGATCGAATATTATTATCAAAGTACAATAAATAG